The Halobellus sp. MBLA0158 genome has a window encoding:
- a CDS encoding tRNA (guanine(26)-N(2))-dimethyltransferase encodes MDVREGGVEVAVPDARDGASEGAGDDVFYNPTQELNRDVTVAVLRAYREREPRVDSYLDAMAASGIRGVRAAAEGYDVTCADVDADAVALARENLARNDLDGEAVERDVNALLYDCERVFDVVDLDPFGTPIPFADAAFANARNLVCVTATDTAPLCGAHQRSGIRKYATLPQNTDYHPEMGLRVLLSALIRTAARYDKAAVPILSHATRHYARVYLELDARATRADGLIDDLGYVHHCEDCLRRTHEYGLVAHPPETCDACGGDRLLTAGPIYLGSVRDREFVRGVADAVGEEMGEAAHAERLLDALEAELDTPTHYDQHRLCKQWSRSAPAMDDFLADLCDAGFAATRAHYSGTSFKTDATVPEIREATADADAD; translated from the coding sequence CGACCCAGGAACTCAACCGCGACGTCACGGTGGCGGTGCTCCGCGCCTACCGCGAGCGCGAGCCCCGCGTCGACTCCTACCTCGACGCGATGGCCGCCAGCGGGATCCGCGGGGTCCGCGCCGCCGCCGAGGGCTACGACGTCACCTGCGCCGACGTCGACGCCGACGCCGTCGCGCTCGCCCGCGAGAACCTCGCGCGCAACGACCTCGACGGCGAGGCGGTCGAGCGCGACGTCAACGCCCTCCTCTACGACTGCGAGCGGGTGTTCGACGTCGTCGACCTGGACCCCTTCGGCACGCCGATCCCCTTCGCGGACGCGGCGTTCGCCAACGCCCGCAATCTGGTCTGCGTCACCGCGACCGACACCGCGCCGCTCTGCGGCGCCCACCAGCGTTCGGGGATCCGCAAGTACGCGACGCTCCCGCAGAACACCGACTACCACCCCGAGATGGGGCTTCGAGTGCTGCTCTCGGCGCTGATCCGCACCGCCGCCCGCTACGACAAGGCCGCGGTGCCGATCCTCTCGCACGCCACGCGCCACTACGCCCGGGTCTACCTCGAACTCGACGCCCGCGCGACCCGCGCGGACGGCCTGATCGACGATCTGGGGTACGTCCACCACTGCGAGGACTGCCTCCGCCGGACCCACGAGTACGGCCTCGTCGCCCACCCGCCGGAGACGTGCGACGCCTGCGGCGGCGACCGCCTGCTCACCGCCGGACCGATCTACCTCGGATCGGTCCGCGACCGGGAGTTCGTCCGGGGCGTCGCCGACGCGGTCGGCGAGGAGATGGGCGAGGCCGCCCACGCCGAGCGCCTGTTGGACGCGCTCGAAGCCGAACTCGACACGCCGACCCACTACGACCAGCACCGCCTCTGCAAGCAGTGGAGCCGCTCGGCGCCCGCGATGGACGACTTCCTCGCGGACCTCTGCGACGCCGGCTTCGCGGCGACCCGCGCCCACTACTCGGGCACCTCGTTCAAGACCGACGCGACCGTCCCCGAGATCCGCGAGGCGACCGCCGACGCGGACGCCGACTGA
- a CDS encoding YihY/virulence factor BrkB family protein, with amino-acid sequence MSARTSLPAVSRSVVATVREREVTFLAAGISYYVLVSLVPILTLAVVAATVLGGADLAAQVQSIAQRYLLPTGSELVTDALADGTGRGTVSALSLAVTVWGALKLFRGVDVAFARIYGYPTSPLLRQLSDGLVTLVTLGVATVGVAVVAALIAVADLPLVDVLGPLVLLGFLAAAFVPLYAVIPDVRVPVRQAFPGALFAAVGWAILSAAFGLYAQATSGVAGALGGLLLLVTWFYLSGLLVLTGAAVNAVLSGRTGLPGVAAGSSAATATSTSGPAAEAALTSARDRDRQLQHPRDRRDDRTMSEGDATTPSEEADDDGTEVEPRGAPDIEKLEREIEELRADLDAFEEEVDSRTVDRPEVTSEMRRYVRGRLRRGKARGWGPYLVLLYGTAATIAAFYFLSDLLAVVAMLVIYLSTLGLYLLFVIFGVGLNALGVPGRLVDWVRDRRS; translated from the coding sequence GTGAGCGCCCGCACCTCTCTCCCGGCCGTCTCCCGCTCTGTCGTCGCGACCGTCCGCGAGCGCGAGGTCACGTTCCTCGCGGCGGGGATCTCCTACTACGTCCTCGTCTCGCTCGTGCCGATCCTGACCCTGGCCGTCGTGGCCGCGACGGTCCTCGGCGGGGCGGACCTCGCCGCCCAGGTCCAGTCAATCGCCCAGCGCTACCTGCTGCCGACCGGCTCCGAGCTCGTGACCGACGCGCTCGCGGACGGGACCGGCCGCGGGACCGTCTCCGCGCTGAGCCTGGCCGTGACGGTCTGGGGCGCGCTGAAGCTGTTCCGCGGCGTAGACGTCGCCTTCGCCCGGATCTACGGCTACCCGACGAGCCCGCTCCTGCGACAGCTCTCGGACGGCCTCGTCACGCTCGTCACGCTCGGCGTCGCGACCGTCGGCGTCGCGGTCGTCGCCGCGCTCATCGCCGTCGCCGACCTCCCGCTCGTGGACGTCCTGGGGCCGCTCGTGCTCCTGGGATTCCTCGCGGCGGCGTTCGTGCCGCTCTACGCCGTGATCCCGGACGTCCGGGTCCCGGTCCGCCAGGCGTTTCCGGGCGCGCTGTTCGCGGCGGTCGGCTGGGCGATCCTGAGCGCGGCCTTCGGGCTCTACGCCCAGGCGACGAGCGGCGTCGCGGGCGCGCTCGGCGGCCTCCTGCTTCTCGTGACGTGGTTCTACCTCTCCGGGCTGCTCGTCCTCACCGGCGCGGCCGTGAACGCGGTCCTGTCGGGCCGGACCGGACTCCCGGGGGTCGCTGCGGGCTCGTCGGCGGCGACCGCGACTTCGACGAGCGGGCCCGCGGCCGAGGCCGCGCTCACGTCCGCTCGGGACCGAGACCGGCAGCTACAACACCCGCGGGACCGACGTGACGACCGGACGATGAGCGAAGGCGACGCGACGACGCCGAGCGAGGAGGCCGACGACGACGGGACCGAGGTCGAACCCCGCGGGGCGCCCGACATCGAGAAGCTCGAACGGGAGATCGAGGAACTCCGCGCCGACCTCGACGCCTTCGAGGAGGAGGTCGACTCGCGGACGGTCGACCGCCCCGAGGTCACATCCGAGATGCGCCGGTACGTCCGCGGCCGCCTCCGGCGGGGGAAGGCCCGCGGCTGGGGTCCGTATCTGGTCCTGCTCTACGGCACCGCGGCCACGATCGCTGCGTTCTACTTCCTCTCGGACCTGCTCGCGGTCGTCGCGATGCTCGTCATCTACCTCTCGACGCTCGGCCTCTATCTCCTCTTTGTGATCTTCGGCGTCGGCCTCAACGCCCTCGGCGTGCCCGGCCGGCTGGTCGACTGGGTCCGCGACCGGCGCTCCTGA